A region from the Triticum urartu cultivar G1812 chromosome 1, Tu2.1, whole genome shotgun sequence genome encodes:
- the LOC125526618 gene encoding serine/threonine-protein kinase RHS3-like isoform X1 produces MFQRNFPKKKAPMMEDDGMDFSPQKNSNDFDRDSFEDDEFIEIQSATSKAPAHSQGPPDRKPKPKNKPAKIEKPSPANLHHVSTMSPGLPHSQTSETIATSANNSETVVGNGSLESSRSTRSNSLESSISSASASASSANVKRHTGGDSRWEAIQQAMAQETALNLGHFRLLKRLGYGDIGSVYLVELRGTSAFFAMKVMDKASLISRNKMARAQTEREILVLLDHPFLPTLYTHFETDKFHCLVMEYCSGGNLHSLRQKQPAKHFTEQAARFYTAEILLAMEYLHMLGVVYRDLKPENVLVREDGHIMLSDFDLSLRCSVSPTLVKSSSVHHTSGNVGAGAGGIGSAGEGGEGLGPNQGCIQPSSFFPRILPRRSRKASKSEVNLNAAAAVEFNAEPSDARSMSFVGTHEYLAPEIIRGEGHGSAVDWWTLGIFLYELLHGTTPFKGAGNRATLCNVIEQPLRFPSDFGGPAGGASAVARDLIRGLLVKEPQKRIAFTRGATEIKQHPFFEGVNWALVRSMAPPSVPEPVDYRQYAAATGKEKNAAESATAKSSTGEAQGDFEYF; encoded by the exons ATGTTTCAGAGAAATTTTCCAAAGAAGAAGGCTCCCATGATGGAAGACGACGGCATGGATTTCAGCCCTCAGAAAAACAGTAATGATTTCGACCGCGACAGCTTCGAAGACGATGAATTCATCGAAATTCAATCTGCAACCTCGAAAGCACCTGCTCACTCGCAAGGCCCTCCTGATAGGAAACCAAAGCCCAAGAACAAGCCAGCTAAGATCGAGAAACCTAGCCCGGCCAATCTGCACCACGTCTCTACAATGAGCCCGGGGCTGCCCCACTCCCAAACATCCGAAACAATCGCAACGAGCGCGAACAATTCCGAAACCGTCGTCGGCAATGGCAGCTTGGAGAGCAGCCGTAGCACCCGGAGCAACAGCCTAGAGAGCAGCATCAGctcggcgtcggcgtcggcgtcgtcgGCGAACGTGAAGCGGCACACTGGCGGGGACAGCCGGTGGGAGGCGATCCAGCAGGCGATGGCCCAGGAGACGGCTCTCAACCTTGGCCACTTCCGGCTGCTGAAGCGGCTGGGCTACGGCGACATCGGCAGCGTGTACCTGGTGGAGCTCCGCGGCACGTCGGCCTTCTTCGCGATGAAGGTGATGGACAAGGCGTCGCTCATCAGCCGGAATAAGATGGCCCGCGCGCAGACGGAGCGCGAGATCCTCGTCCTCCTCGACCACCCCTTCCTCCCCACGCTCTACACCCACTTCGAGACCGACAAGTTCCACTGTCTCGTCATGGAGTACTGCAGCGGCGGCAACCTCCACTCCCTCCGCCAGAAGCAGCCGGCCAAGCATTTCACCGAGCAGGCCGCCAG GTTTTACACCGCCGAGATACTGCTTGCCATGGAGTACTTGCACATGCTGGGGGTCGTTTACAGAGACTTGAAGCCAGAAAACGTGCTGGTCAGGGAGGACGGCCACATCATGCTGTCGGACTTCGACTTGTCGCTGCGGTGCTCCGTCAGCCCCACGCTCGTCAAGTCGTCTTCGGTACACCACACCAGCGGGAACGTCGGCGCCGGCGCAGGCGGCATTGGCTCGGCCGGCGAGGGCGGCGAAGGATTGGGTCCCAACCAGGGTTGCATCCAGCCGTCGTCCTTCTTCCCGCGCATCCTGCCGCGCCGCAGCCGGAAGGCGTCCAAGAGCGAGGTGAACCTCAACGCGGCGGCCGCGGTGGAGTTCAACGCGGAGCCGTCGGACGCGCGCTCCATGTCGTTCGTGGGCACGCACGAGTACCTTGCGCCGGAGATCATCCGCGGCGAGGGCCACGGCAGCGCCGTGGACTGGTGGACGCTGGGAATCTTCCTCTACGAGCTGCTGCACGGCACCACGCCCTTCAAGGGCGCCGGCAACCGCGCCACGCTCTGCAACGTCATCGAGCAGCCGCTGCGGTTCCCCTCCGACTTCGGGGGCCCCGCCGGCGGCGCAAGTGCCGTCGCACGGGACCTCATCCGCGGGCTGCTCGTCAAGGAGCCACAGAAGCGAATTGCGTTCACGAGGGGCGCCACGGAGATCAAGCAGCACCCGTTCTTCGAGGGCGTCAACTGGGCGCTGGTGAGGAGTATGGCGCCTCCGTCGGTGCCCGAGCCAGTGGACTACCGGCAGTACGCAGCTGCCACCGGCAAGGAGAAGAATGCAGCAGAGAGCGCAACCGCCAAGTCGAGCACCGGCGAAGCTCAAGGCGATTTCGAGTATTTCTAG
- the LOC125526618 gene encoding serine/threonine-protein kinase AGC1-7-like isoform X2 → MMEDDGMDFSPQKNSNDFDRDSFEDDEFIEIQSATSKAPAHSQGPPDRKPKPKNKPAKIEKPSPANLHHVSTMSPGLPHSQTSETIATSANNSETVVGNGSLESSRSTRSNSLESSISSASASASSANVKRHTGGDSRWEAIQQAMAQETALNLGHFRLLKRLGYGDIGSVYLVELRGTSAFFAMKVMDKASLISRNKMARAQTEREILVLLDHPFLPTLYTHFETDKFHCLVMEYCSGGNLHSLRQKQPAKHFTEQAARFYTAEILLAMEYLHMLGVVYRDLKPENVLVREDGHIMLSDFDLSLRCSVSPTLVKSSSVHHTSGNVGAGAGGIGSAGEGGEGLGPNQGCIQPSSFFPRILPRRSRKASKSEVNLNAAAAVEFNAEPSDARSMSFVGTHEYLAPEIIRGEGHGSAVDWWTLGIFLYELLHGTTPFKGAGNRATLCNVIEQPLRFPSDFGGPAGGASAVARDLIRGLLVKEPQKRIAFTRGATEIKQHPFFEGVNWALVRSMAPPSVPEPVDYRQYAAATGKEKNAAESATAKSSTGEAQGDFEYF, encoded by the exons ATGATGGAAGACGACGGCATGGATTTCAGCCCTCAGAAAAACAGTAATGATTTCGACCGCGACAGCTTCGAAGACGATGAATTCATCGAAATTCAATCTGCAACCTCGAAAGCACCTGCTCACTCGCAAGGCCCTCCTGATAGGAAACCAAAGCCCAAGAACAAGCCAGCTAAGATCGAGAAACCTAGCCCGGCCAATCTGCACCACGTCTCTACAATGAGCCCGGGGCTGCCCCACTCCCAAACATCCGAAACAATCGCAACGAGCGCGAACAATTCCGAAACCGTCGTCGGCAATGGCAGCTTGGAGAGCAGCCGTAGCACCCGGAGCAACAGCCTAGAGAGCAGCATCAGctcggcgtcggcgtcggcgtcgtcgGCGAACGTGAAGCGGCACACTGGCGGGGACAGCCGGTGGGAGGCGATCCAGCAGGCGATGGCCCAGGAGACGGCTCTCAACCTTGGCCACTTCCGGCTGCTGAAGCGGCTGGGCTACGGCGACATCGGCAGCGTGTACCTGGTGGAGCTCCGCGGCACGTCGGCCTTCTTCGCGATGAAGGTGATGGACAAGGCGTCGCTCATCAGCCGGAATAAGATGGCCCGCGCGCAGACGGAGCGCGAGATCCTCGTCCTCCTCGACCACCCCTTCCTCCCCACGCTCTACACCCACTTCGAGACCGACAAGTTCCACTGTCTCGTCATGGAGTACTGCAGCGGCGGCAACCTCCACTCCCTCCGCCAGAAGCAGCCGGCCAAGCATTTCACCGAGCAGGCCGCCAG GTTTTACACCGCCGAGATACTGCTTGCCATGGAGTACTTGCACATGCTGGGGGTCGTTTACAGAGACTTGAAGCCAGAAAACGTGCTGGTCAGGGAGGACGGCCACATCATGCTGTCGGACTTCGACTTGTCGCTGCGGTGCTCCGTCAGCCCCACGCTCGTCAAGTCGTCTTCGGTACACCACACCAGCGGGAACGTCGGCGCCGGCGCAGGCGGCATTGGCTCGGCCGGCGAGGGCGGCGAAGGATTGGGTCCCAACCAGGGTTGCATCCAGCCGTCGTCCTTCTTCCCGCGCATCCTGCCGCGCCGCAGCCGGAAGGCGTCCAAGAGCGAGGTGAACCTCAACGCGGCGGCCGCGGTGGAGTTCAACGCGGAGCCGTCGGACGCGCGCTCCATGTCGTTCGTGGGCACGCACGAGTACCTTGCGCCGGAGATCATCCGCGGCGAGGGCCACGGCAGCGCCGTGGACTGGTGGACGCTGGGAATCTTCCTCTACGAGCTGCTGCACGGCACCACGCCCTTCAAGGGCGCCGGCAACCGCGCCACGCTCTGCAACGTCATCGAGCAGCCGCTGCGGTTCCCCTCCGACTTCGGGGGCCCCGCCGGCGGCGCAAGTGCCGTCGCACGGGACCTCATCCGCGGGCTGCTCGTCAAGGAGCCACAGAAGCGAATTGCGTTCACGAGGGGCGCCACGGAGATCAAGCAGCACCCGTTCTTCGAGGGCGTCAACTGGGCGCTGGTGAGGAGTATGGCGCCTCCGTCGGTGCCCGAGCCAGTGGACTACCGGCAGTACGCAGCTGCCACCGGCAAGGAGAAGAATGCAGCAGAGAGCGCAACCGCCAAGTCGAGCACCGGCGAAGCTCAAGGCGATTTCGAGTATTTCTAG